In Leopardus geoffroyi isolate Oge1 chromosome D1, O.geoffroyi_Oge1_pat1.0, whole genome shotgun sequence, a single window of DNA contains:
- the LOC123601185 gene encoding cytochrome c oxidase assembly factor 4 homolog, mitochondrial isoform X1 — protein sequence MIMRGGSLFPTSALKLPYRLVSGRSVGSVTTAYETDGDVQERASKFSCSTCCSRLSKMSTQGHTWARQVKKEDEEEDPLDQLISRSGCATSHYAVQECMAQHQDWRQCQPQVQAFRNCMSEHQARRREELQRRKEQGSAHH from the exons ATGATTATGCGCGGCgggtccctcttccccacttccgCTCTCAAGCTCCCTTACAGGCTGGTTTCCGGTCGGAGTGTCGGGAGTGTTACAACTGCCTACGAGACGGACGGCGACGTGCAGGAACGCGCGTCCAAATTCTCGTGTTCCACCTGTTGCTCG AGACTCTCAAAGATGTCAACTCAAGGCCATACTTGGGCCCGACAGGTGAAgaaggaggatgaggaagaggatCCGCTGGACCAGCTGATTTCCCGCTCTGGTTGTGCTACTTCCCACTATGCAGTACAGGAGTGCATGGCCCAACACCAGGACTGGCGACAGTGTCAGCCACAGGTACAGGCCTTCAGGAACTGCATGAGTGAACATCAGGCAAGGCGGCGGGAAGAgctgcagaggaggaaagagcaaGGCAGTGCTCACCACTGA
- the LOC123601185 gene encoding cytochrome c oxidase assembly factor 4 homolog, mitochondrial isoform X2 yields the protein MSTQGHTWARQVKKEDEEEDPLDQLISRSGCATSHYAVQECMAQHQDWRQCQPQVQAFRNCMSEHQARRREELQRRKEQGSAHH from the coding sequence ATGTCAACTCAAGGCCATACTTGGGCCCGACAGGTGAAgaaggaggatgaggaagaggatCCGCTGGACCAGCTGATTTCCCGCTCTGGTTGTGCTACTTCCCACTATGCAGTACAGGAGTGCATGGCCCAACACCAGGACTGGCGACAGTGTCAGCCACAGGTACAGGCCTTCAGGAACTGCATGAGTGAACATCAGGCAAGGCGGCGGGAAGAgctgcagaggaggaaagagcaaGGCAGTGCTCACCACTGA